A region of Rhinoderma darwinii isolate aRhiDar2 unplaced genomic scaffold, aRhiDar2.hap1 Scaffold_4245, whole genome shotgun sequence DNA encodes the following proteins:
- the FOS gene encoding protein c-Fos: MYHGFPSSVDYEAVSSRCSSASPAGDSLTYYTSPDASFSSLGSPLTPTEFSAESSSSFVPTVTAISTSPDLQWLVQPTLISSVAPSQSRVHHYGSVPAYTRSGVIKGSPGRGQSLGRRGKLEQISPEEEEKRRVRRERNKMAAAKCRNRRRELTDTLQAETDELEDEKSSLQAEVTALLKEKEKLEFILAAHKPACKIPHDLEGAFQDLTSSLDLGLISDVTCASNSLEVECEPLFPVSVSQPSIPEKETSHLQIPLDLKSEPLDEFLFSSPAAGASDAARSVPDVDLSSTLYTSDWEPLYSTLSVEMEPLCTPVVTCTPTCTTYTTSFVFTYPESDSFPNCGAAHRRGSSSNEPSSDSLNSPTLLAL, encoded by the exons ATGTATCACGGATTCCCCAGCAGTGTTGATTACGAGGCGGTCTCATCCCGCTGTAGCAGCGCCTCTCCCGCCGGTGACAGCCTCACCTACTACACGTCCCCGGACGCTTCATTTTCTAGCCTCGGCTCCCCGCTAACCCCTACG GAGTTTAGCGCTGAGTCCAGCAGCAGCTTTGTTCCCACGGTCACGGCCATCTCCACTTCTCCAGACCTGCAGTGGCTGGTGCAGCCCACCCTGATCTCTTCTGTGGCTCCATCACAGTCCAGAGTTCACCATTATGGGTCAGTCCCAGCCTACACCCGCTCTGGCGTGATAAAAGGGTCACCCGGACGAGGCCAGAGCCTGGGCAGGAGAGGAAAACTAGAGCAG atttctcctgaggaggaggagaagagaagagTCAGACGGGAAAGGAACAAAATGGCAGCAGCCAAGTGCCGTAACCGCCGGCGTGAGCTCACCGACACCCTCCAAGCT GAGACGGATGAGCTGGAGGATGAGAAGTCCTCTCTCCAGGCTGAAGTCACCGCCCTGCTGAAGGAGAAGGAGAAGCTGGAGTTCATCCTCGCTGCACATAAGCCAGCCTGCAAGATTCCACATGACCTGGAGGGGGCGTTCCAGGACCTGACCTCTTCCCTGGACCTGGGACTGATCTCTGATGTCACCTGCGCTTCCAACTCTCTAGAAGTGGAGTGTGAGCCCCTCTTTCCTGTAAGTGTCTCCCAGCCTTCCATTCCGGAGAAGGAGACCAGCCACCTGCAGATTCCGCTAGACCTTAAATCTGAGCCCCTGGATGAGTTCCTCTTCAGCTCTCCTGCTGCCGGGGCGTCTGATGCTGCCCGCTCTGTTCCAGATGTGGATCTGTCCAGCACGCTGTACACGTCTGACTGGGAGCCCTTGTACAGCACACTGTCTGTGGAAATGGAGCCACTGTGCACACCTGTCGTTACCTGCACTCCGACATGCACCACCTACACCACATCATTTGTCTTCACCTATCCAGAGTCCGATTCCTTCCCCAACTGTGGAGCTGCCCATCGGAGGGGAAGCAGCAGCAACGAGCCGTCATCGGACTCTCTCAACTCTCCTACATTACTTGCCTTGTAA